A stretch of DNA from Lotus japonicus ecotype B-129 chromosome 4, LjGifu_v1.2:
AATGATAATATTGGTTTAGGTACAAGTGCTGACATTTGTTCACCACACTTCACACTTGTTCGTGATACGTTGCTATCGCAACCATGTGATGATGATGTACTGTCTTCATGAAACAATTAATGGCAAGCTTGCTAATTATTTCGTTGTGACAAATGAAGATAATGCTAGAATATTTAATGAAAGATTTTTCATGAGGTAAAAAAActataaaactaaaaaatcgTTTAGTGAAAaacatttaaatatttaatgcattaagaaattaaaaacttattaatGCACTAGAAAGAAGTTATAAGTTTTTGTTCTGAGCAAAGTTCCGACCAAATACCAAAAGTTATAAGTTTTTGTTCTAATACGATCAAGGCCAAAACATGATGATAAAGCTTCAAgccaagacaagaggaagaccAAACTTCTATTAGTCTAACCAAGTGACTTAACCCCTTGACTTAAGAGAGAGAAAAGTGAGTTCGAGCGACAGCCTAGGCCTAGCCGAGCGAGGAAGCAATGAAGGCGCTACATTAGCAATAACTTCCCCATTGTGGGGAGGGATCCCTGTCCTCACAAGAAATTTTCTCCCACATTTTACGTGGTTTTTCTCCTTCACTTGTGAGATTCTTCTATCCTTTTaagtatgatttttttttcttttttatttactcgTGTTTTCCTTTCTTCTCTACTCATCTTCTCTTTTCTATTTTCTAAACCAAAAATCAAACATGACCCTTGACTTAAATTGAAAGTgacattattaaaataaattcaacCACTTTAAATTATTTGGTTCATCTATCAATCACAATCCTTAACAATAACAAAAGCATCAATAAATTGCACGTTTGGATTTTTGTTTGCTTCTAAGCCAACGAAGTTTCATGAATGCAAATGATATAAAAGTCTGCGAAACAAACTACTTCATTGACTTGAAAAAGTGTTTATTTCATCAATTTTGATATATTCATTCTCATGCtctttttcattcttttttcatatggttttttttttcttttcctatctcatctctcacttctctcttatttgtttctatctctctcattgAGGTATGACTCAATTTGGTGTGAAAATAACATTTTCCATATTTTACTTCCATTTAATAAAATGGCTACTCGAACATATGCTAAGAGCTTACTTGCAATCTTAATTTCCGTTCAGTTTAACAAAAATCCAACAACCGATTCTCTCATTTCACATGTTTGGCTAGTAAAAATCAAAATGTAGAACAATTTGTTCAAAAAAGGACCAATTTAGTTAACTTTATTGGGAATCTATGTTACCACCAcgtaggttgttcaacatagtTCAAGGTGCTAAGTAACTCATCTAAATGGTCCAATatgtaactaaaaataaacaaactagaaactaaactaaactttttattttaatgtatgTAGATAAGTCTACCTAAGATGAGATTATTTGATCCTTAAAGTAACTCACATAACCCCATTAGGATTCTCCTAGTATCTCCTCACCAGACTCAAGGAATGaagtgaaagaatgaagattgTTGGACACATTTGTTTCATCATCAGCGAAACTGCATCGTGTCCAATCCTTGAAAATTTCATCAGAGAACAGAGGAGGTTGGTCTGAACAAGGAGACAATGGCTCATTGTTGTTGTCATTGTTAGCTAGGTTGCACATGCCATCAAAATCAGAGTTCAGAAGATCAGATAAGCAAAAATCACCAACGTTGAAGTCCATCAGCAAATCTGTTGACTGTTCCTTTTGATTTTCTCTGGGAAATGCCAAAACTCCATTACTTGTTTCCATTTTGTTACTCTTTGAAATTGAGTTTCTGGCTACAGAATCTACAGGCAATGGCCTTTGATCTGTTTCTGGTTCTGCCTCTGATTCTGACTTGTTCTGCATTTTCATTGTTTGTGATGAGTTTGGGAGTGAGTTTATGAACAACACCTTGGAGCACTTGGTAGCTTTTGTACGGACCAGAAGGGATTGTGGCTTAGAAGGAGATAGAGAGGGGGAGTGAGTGGCCAAATTGGTAGAACAGGTGTTTGTTTGGTTGAGACTTTTAACTCTTTTTCCCAAATTGCTATTCCAGTAATTCTTTATTTCATTGTCTGTTCGCCCGGGAAGCCTTCCTGCTATTAGAGACCATCTACACAAACAAACAATAGCAATTAGCAGCCATGTTATTGTATGTAAAGCCAGACCAATTACACAGAGAAGCTTCTggatttcataattaattttcgGGGTGTCAATGCTTAATTTTGTCTCCAAAAATGTAAGTGCCAGATGAGTTAGTcgttaaaaaatgaaatacctCCCGCAGTCTGTCTCTAATTGTGTCAAATATTTGTCAAATTAGTTCATACATTGAGTCACATAAAACGTCAGTCAAGTTAGTCTGAGCGCATTTCCGTCTTCTAGAGATTAACTTAGCCTATAAACTTACATTTTCTGAGATGAAATGGGTATTCACTAGAGAATCTGATCAAAGATACTGATAGTTACTCTGCCTTTAAAAAACAAGTAAGAAATTTGCTACTTTTTATAAAGAATTACTTGTCCAGTCAATTTGGGACATTGAATTGAAGAATGTGTAATTGAAGGTACCTGTTTCCCAGAAGTTTGTGAAGCCTGATGATAAGCTCTTCTTCATCAGAGGAGATATTGCCTCTCTTAATATCTGGTCTGAGATAATTCAACCAACGAAGTCTGCAACTTTTCCCACATCTGTTCAAACCTGCATGGCCACCCACACACAAATGTGAACAATGATTTTGAGGTTAATTTCTCATTAAGAAAAATGAGACAGAAAGacacaagagatagagaagaagcAAGAGAGAGAGCCTACCTGCTCTTTTGGGAAGGTTTCTCCATTTTCCTTCACCATGGACCCTGATGTAATCTGTGAGGATTTTGTCTTCATGAGCAGTCCAAGCACCTCTATTCAAACCCTCCTTTGAACAACAAGGGCTTCTTCCCATTTTTCTAAGGGTGTGTGTGGGACTACCTTAATTTCCTTTGTAATTATGTGGTTGGATTCTCACCTCACTCACTATCTCTGCTGTGGAGTGAGTGTTTGGCACCATGGATACTTTAGTTATATATAGCCCCCAAACTTCATAAATTTTGGTGCGGTCCACCAgtacttttttttcttatttgtttCATGACACTaaattcttaatttattttgagattCGGATATCACATTAAGTTGTCATCATATTTCTCTCAACAAATTATTCTCCATACATATTGTTGaaatataaaactatgaaactaaatgtttatgaaattaaatcttGTTGATTCCACCTGCGGTAAAGCACAATCagaatatttaaatatatattatacaatataatttttatattatggaCGATTTTGGTTGTATATGAAATTATTGTCACGGAAATCAGAACAACGTGTTAGAATTGTAAGTTAGTATAATCAGATGTTTTGTCCGAATTTTCTCAAAGAACTCATGAACTCTCATTCATGTGACATGATGGTATCTATCTGCCACAAAGCAGGTGGAAATTTCAAATTTGTCACtgacattatttatttatttttaatacaataataattatttttttctttttctttttttggtaaataattATAGTTCGGAACTTCGGATGTAGTAACATACTGACTACTGTCTGTGCGCATCCAACCAATTTTGATGTTTGGCCCGATGGATTATAAGTGGATAGTTTACTACTATGCTATTTGGCCCGATAGATTTCCCACACGAAttgaactttttttaaaaaattaaaattctgaattttttttttttgttctttagcCACTAGACTCCACGGAGGAAAGGGGTCGCACGTGATTAATCTGCCTCGGGATACAGTGATGATGTCTCTGgccacaaatgtattattttttacctaaGAGAGATCGAACCCGGACCAGAAGCCTTCTGAATTTGAAACTATTCATGATtgaatttggattttttttaatagacaaatgttagttttataaatgttagtaaattaatctccaatccgggttcgaacccggaacccaattaaaaattaattatccaaAGAACTTGTGTTATTAAATAATGATCACATGAATAacttatattattatttctaataaaTACCGATTCATTTCTTGTAACTTTGGAAAATAGGTAACTTAGGTTAGTTTACTAAATCTACAATTCGGTGTGTGTTGTCACCCATCAACCACTtgcattctatttttttttttttttgaaattcaactGCAGATATATTAAAGGCCAGTCGGCAAAAGGTTCATTACATCGGCATCAATAAGCGGTGCGGCGGCTAAAGGAACCTCTT
This window harbors:
- the LOC130709889 gene encoding transcription factor MYB1-like, giving the protein MGRSPCCSKEGLNRGAWTAHEDKILTDYIRVHGEGKWRNLPKRAGLNRCGKSCRLRWLNYLRPDIKRGNISSDEEELIIRLHKLLGNRWSLIAGRLPGRTDNEIKNYWNSNLGKRVKSLNQTNTCSTNLATHSPSLSPSKPQSLLVRTKATKCSKVLFINSLPNSSQTMKMQNKSESEAEPETDQRPLPVDSVARNSISKSNKMETSNGVLAFPRENQKEQSTDLLMDFNVGDFCLSDLLNSDFDGMCNLANNDNNNEPLSPCSDQPPLFSDEIFKDWTRCSFADDETNVSNNLHSFTSFLESGEEILGES